One Mycobacteroides salmoniphilum DNA segment encodes these proteins:
- a CDS encoding chromate transporter: MSTYWQLVVLFGSLSLMSIGGGNAVLPEMHLRSVSGEHWLTNSQFADIFSISQTTPGPSILIVAMVGYAAGLPVGGVAGGILGGVVATVAMVFPAASLVYAVTRFWQRAQKSKWRIAMERGLAPLTVGLILATSLVMSRAADHDWRAYTLTGVCTLIFVITKMNPLIVVAVAGVFGYFGLV, translated from the coding sequence ATGAGCACCTACTGGCAGTTGGTGGTGTTGTTCGGATCACTCTCGCTGATGTCCATCGGCGGCGGCAATGCGGTGCTGCCCGAGATGCACCTGCGCTCAGTGAGCGGCGAACACTGGTTGACCAATTCGCAATTCGCCGACATCTTTTCGATTTCCCAGACCACGCCGGGCCCGAGCATTCTGATCGTGGCGATGGTCGGGTATGCCGCCGGGCTTCCGGTTGGTGGCGTCGCGGGGGGCATTCTCGGCGGAGTCGTCGCGACGGTCGCCATGGTGTTTCCCGCCGCATCGTTGGTGTACGCGGTGACGCGATTCTGGCAGCGGGCGCAGAAGTCGAAATGGCGCATCGCGATGGAGAGAGGCCTGGCGCCGCTGACCGTTGGGCTGATCCTGGCGACGTCACTGGTGATGAGTCGCGCGGCGGATCACGATTGGCGTGCGTACACGCTGACCGGTGTCTGCACGCTCATCTTCGTCATTACGAAGATGAATCCCTTGATCGTGGTCGCCGTGGCGGGAGTGTTCGGCTACTTCGGCCTGGTGTAG